From Thermoanaerobaculia bacterium, the proteins below share one genomic window:
- the asnB gene encoding asparagine synthase (glutamine-hydrolyzing), with product MCGIAGLVDLDGVPPDRPLLLSMMRRIAHRGPDGGGWMEDTAGSILEGGRESSVPASGRRFAPRRPGASAALGHQRLAITDLSEAGRQPMSRGDGRWWIVFNGAIFNAPELRRELEEAGERFTSATDTEVLLAAWIRWGAAALDRFNGMWAFAIWDARDRELVCARDRYGIKPFYWTTAGDVFAFGSEPKALRPVRPAAPDLKLVADYLAWGSSIPGGDATGYDGYHELPAGSMLRTDASGIRVETWYDLDERVRDAPPAPPFEEAAARLRELLDDAIRIRLRADVPVGLLLSGGVDSSGIAGILAARHRGAFSGPAISLRYRRKEIDESRYSDAVLRATGIPGVYVEPTPESFDRNLDEYMARTGHLTMGSVGYAQYLLYARARAVGLPVILVGQGSDELFGGYEPWDVHVTQLWNRGRKWTAVREGLLSGRRQWGWPIGIRHTVGVLRTARRPPRCRCDRAGTLQDHQRHLLLLDYLPAILEGEDRNSMASAVESRLPFLDHRIVEFARTLPPDYLCRGGWTKAVLRRALDGLVPEYVLRRPRKLGLPGPLAGLACPPEADAARRRLIEGGWFPASLVGEAGSALSAAGQMRLRLLDAWARSCLDRPAVSPAPPEESRATVA from the coding sequence ATGTGCGGGATCGCCGGCCTCGTGGATCTCGACGGCGTCCCGCCGGACCGCCCTCTCCTGCTGTCGATGATGCGGCGGATCGCGCATCGCGGCCCCGACGGCGGAGGCTGGATGGAAGACACGGCGGGGTCGATTCTCGAGGGCGGCCGCGAGTCGTCGGTTCCCGCCTCCGGACGGCGCTTCGCGCCCCGCCGGCCCGGCGCCTCCGCGGCGCTCGGCCATCAGCGCCTCGCGATCACCGATCTCTCGGAGGCGGGCCGGCAGCCGATGTCCCGCGGCGACGGGCGGTGGTGGATCGTCTTCAACGGCGCGATCTTCAACGCGCCCGAGCTCCGGCGGGAGCTCGAGGAGGCGGGCGAGCGCTTCACCAGCGCGACGGACACGGAGGTCCTCCTCGCCGCGTGGATCCGGTGGGGCGCCGCGGCGCTCGACCGGTTCAACGGGATGTGGGCCTTCGCGATCTGGGACGCGCGGGATCGCGAGCTCGTCTGCGCGCGCGACCGGTACGGGATCAAGCCGTTCTATTGGACGACCGCGGGGGACGTCTTCGCGTTCGGATCGGAGCCGAAGGCGCTCCGGCCCGTTCGCCCGGCGGCGCCCGACCTGAAGCTGGTGGCGGACTATCTCGCCTGGGGGTCGAGTATCCCCGGGGGCGACGCCACCGGCTACGACGGCTACCACGAGCTTCCGGCGGGCTCGATGCTCCGCACGGACGCGTCGGGCATCCGGGTGGAGACATGGTACGACCTCGACGAGCGGGTCCGCGACGCTCCGCCCGCGCCGCCGTTCGAGGAAGCCGCCGCGCGACTGCGGGAGCTCCTCGACGACGCGATCCGGATCCGCCTCCGGGCCGACGTCCCCGTCGGACTCCTGCTTTCGGGCGGCGTCGATTCCTCCGGGATCGCCGGCATCCTCGCGGCACGTCACCGCGGCGCGTTCTCGGGTCCGGCGATATCGCTCCGCTATCGGCGGAAGGAGATCGACGAAAGCCGCTACTCGGACGCGGTTCTCCGTGCGACGGGGATTCCGGGCGTATACGTCGAACCGACGCCCGAGAGCTTCGATCGAAACCTCGACGAATACATGGCGAGAACCGGCCACCTGACCATGGGCTCGGTCGGGTACGCCCAGTACCTTCTGTACGCGCGGGCGCGCGCCGTCGGGCTTCCGGTGATCCTGGTAGGGCAGGGATCCGACGAGCTCTTCGGCGGCTACGAGCCCTGGGACGTGCACGTGACGCAGCTCTGGAACCGGGGACGGAAGTGGACGGCCGTCCGCGAGGGCCTCCTCTCCGGGCGGCGTCAGTGGGGATGGCCGATCGGGATCCGGCATACCGTCGGCGTCCTGCGGACGGCCCGGCGGCCCCCGCGATGCCGGTGCGACCGCGCCGGGACGCTCCAGGATCACCAGCGGCACTTGCTGCTCCTCGACTACCTGCCCGCGATCCTCGAGGGCGAGGATCGCAACTCGATGGCCTCCGCCGTCGAGTCGCGGCTGCCTTTCCTCGATCATCGGATCGTCGAATTCGCGCGAACCCTTCCCCCGGATTACCTCTGCCGCGGCGGCTGGACGAAGGCCGTGCTTCGCCGCGCGCTCGACGGACTCGTTCCGGAATACGTGCTCCGGCGGCCGCGCAAGCTCGGTCTCCCCGGCCCGCTCGCGGGGCTGGCCTGCCCGCCGGAGGCCGACGCCGCGCGCCGGCGCCTCATCGAAGGCGGGTGGTTCCCGGCATCCCTCGTCGGCGAGGCCGGCTCCGCGCTCTCCGCCGCCGGGCAGATGCGCCTTCGCCTTCTCGACGCCTGGGCCCGAAGCTGCCTCGACCGGCCCGCGGTCAGCCCGGCGCCGCCGGAGGAGTCCCGCGCCACCGTTGCGTGA
- a CDS encoding ABC transporter permease gives MRGLRAVLRKEWTQMFRDQWTLRMAFVIPILELVLFGLIDTNVHHVPTAVFDQSRTPESRQLVQDLVNTGYFEIRSLPGSAEDVRREIVAGKTSVGVLIPPDFARRRLNGEPADFQVLIDGSDSTISSQTLAAASGVAFQRSLEEIAARAHVTDLPLRLHPLLLFNPDSRSANLLIPGLIAILLTFSATFLAAFGIVKERERGTLEQLMVTPVSPAAVVIGKLLPYLALAFAQLIVILILMATLFRVPIHGSVALLFGLSTIYLFSLLALGLLVSSRAKTQMEAIQRAQVILLPSFLLSGYFFPISSLPAWLRPMAYVLPATYYIKIARGIIIRGAGFVDLWPSVAALVAISAILVAASTRAFKKTIG, from the coding sequence ATGAGGGGCCTCCGTGCGGTTCTCCGCAAGGAATGGACCCAGATGTTCCGGGATCAATGGACCCTCCGGATGGCGTTCGTGATCCCCATCCTGGAGCTCGTGCTCTTCGGCCTGATCGACACCAACGTGCATCACGTTCCGACTGCCGTCTTCGATCAGAGCCGGACGCCGGAGAGCCGCCAGCTGGTGCAGGACCTGGTGAACACGGGCTACTTCGAGATCCGCTCCCTTCCCGGCTCCGCGGAGGACGTTCGGCGGGAGATCGTCGCGGGAAAGACCTCGGTGGGAGTCCTGATCCCGCCCGATTTCGCGCGGCGCCGCTTGAACGGCGAGCCGGCCGATTTCCAGGTCCTGATCGACGGCTCCGACTCGACGATCTCGTCGCAGACGCTCGCGGCGGCGAGCGGCGTGGCGTTCCAGCGCTCGCTCGAGGAGATCGCCGCCCGCGCGCACGTCACCGACCTGCCCTTGCGGCTCCACCCGCTCCTGCTCTTCAATCCCGACTCGCGAAGCGCGAATCTCCTGATCCCCGGGCTGATCGCCATCCTGCTGACGTTCTCGGCGACGTTTCTCGCCGCGTTCGGGATCGTCAAGGAACGCGAGCGGGGAACCCTCGAGCAGCTGATGGTCACCCCGGTCTCGCCGGCCGCCGTCGTGATCGGAAAGCTCCTTCCGTACCTGGCGCTCGCCTTCGCCCAGCTGATCGTGATCCTGATCCTGATGGCGACGCTCTTCCGTGTGCCCATCCACGGCAGCGTTGCGCTCCTCTTCGGACTTTCGACGATCTATCTCTTCTCGCTCCTCGCGCTCGGGCTCCTCGTGTCGTCGCGGGCGAAGACGCAGATGGAGGCGATCCAGCGGGCGCAGGTCATTCTGCTTCCGTCCTTTCTCCTCTCCGGCTACTTCTTCCCGATTTCGTCTCTTCCCGCCTGGCTGCGGCCCATGGCCTACGTGCTGCCCGCGACGTACTACATCAAGATCGCCCGGGGCATCATCATCCGCGGCGCGGGGTTCGTCGACCTCTGGCCGAGCGTGGCGGCGCTCGTGGCGATTTCCGCGATACTCGTCGCGGCGAGCACGCGGGCTTTCAAGAAGACGATCGGCTAG